The following proteins are encoded in a genomic region of Triticum dicoccoides isolate Atlit2015 ecotype Zavitan chromosome 1B, WEW_v2.0, whole genome shotgun sequence:
- the LOC119300942 gene encoding uncharacterized protein LOC119300942 → MASVEELEDEEEVEGFEPFFYDSEDWDAWAEEEVERRRREEEEKARKTEENRRRSEAHDAVMDSIIEHDPKAGRKVYTRFFLRDFSVFDIDEESSVPPMRYSDSIYQDEFGLEDSANILSVSTISSDAGFPVDVYGRVIARDSIDYKCIYLFHRNRDDCQRVNKDGMLILTGPSRGLVLVDFIYLEIDLKIREDGVSPDRPFSKGLISIDGRVLSREEDVMVRSETLESWLSTTEVRFATVLNAVECTFEIKLTEGHFKGNITVGIADKARKLNIDKAIVIHDSILDGVVRSDESGVIKLRRSVITICLEGTVEFQINNVAAGVCAERTFYFTPHRTGANEEEITCGAGKFGFRVVWSLMDFRL, encoded by the exons ATGGCGTCTGTAGAGGAgttggaggatgaggaggaggtggagggattCGAGCCTTTCTTCTATGACAGTGAGGATTGGGATGCCtgggcggaggaggaggtggagaggcgccggcgggaggaagaggagaaggcgcGGAAGACGGAGGAGAACCGACGGAGAAGCGAGGCACACGATGCGGTCATGGACTCCATCATCGAGCACGACCCCAAGGCAGGGCGCAAGGTCTACACCCGGTTTTTTCTCAGAGACTTCTCCGTCTTCGACATCGATGAGGAGT CGTCTGTCCCTCCGATGCGATACTCCGATAGTATCTACCAAGATGAATTTGGGCTAGAAGACTCTGCAAACATCCTCTCCGTCAGCACAATCTCCTCAGATGCAGGCTTCCCAGTCGATGTCTATGGCCGTGTCATTGCCAGAGACAGCATTGACTACAAGTGCATTTATCTCTTTCACCGCAATAGAGATGACTGCCAGCGTGTCAACAAG GATGGAATGCTGATTTTAACTGGCCCAAGCCGAGGTCTAGTGCTGGTTGATTTCATCTATCTAGAGATAGATCTTAAAATCAGGGAAGATGGAGTGTCTCCAGACAGGCCATTCAGCAAGGGTCTGATAAGCATTGATGGCCGAGTACTGTCTAGAGAGGAAGATGTCATGGTTAGAAGTGAAACCCTTGAGAGCTGGCTCAGCACTACGGAAGTGAGATTCGCAACTGTTCTTAACGCAGTCGAGTGCACCTTTGAAATCAAGCTCACTGAGGGGCATTTTAAAGGAAATATAACAGTTGGCATAGCGGATAAAGCTCGCAAGCTGAATATTGACAAAGCGATTGTGATTCATGATAGCATTTTAGATGGCGTGGTTAGAAGTGATGAAAGTGGAGTTATCAAACTCCGGCGAAGTGTCATTACTATCTGTCTGGAAGGAACGGTGGAATTTCAAATCAATAATGTGGCTGCTGGTGTTTGTGCTGAACGAACCTTTTATTTCACTCCACACCGCACTGGCGCAAATGAAGAGGAAATTACGTGTGGTGCTGGGAAGTTCGGATTTAGGGTTGTCTGGTCCTTGATGGACTTCAGGCTGTAA